A single window of Acidimicrobiales bacterium DNA harbors:
- the ilvN gene encoding acetolactate synthase small subunit, protein MSADPIKHHLLTVLVENRPGVLSRVTNLFSRRGYNIYSLAVAPTDDERFSRISIVVDVESSPLEQITKQLFKLVNVVKINELHPSDSVERELVLLTVRAEGPTRGQVIELVQVFEGKIVDVGHDSLTVALMGAPQKIDDFEELMRPYGIVEVQRTGRVALPKLERQAPRLRTVTGKVG, encoded by the coding sequence ATGAGCGCCGACCCGATCAAGCACCATCTGCTGACCGTGCTGGTGGAGAACCGGCCGGGCGTGTTGTCCCGGGTCACCAACCTGTTCTCGCGGCGGGGCTACAACATCTACTCGTTGGCGGTGGCGCCCACCGACGACGAGCGCTTCTCGCGCATCTCGATCGTCGTCGACGTGGAGTCGTCGCCCCTCGAGCAGATCACCAAGCAGCTCTTCAAGTTGGTCAACGTGGTGAAGATCAACGAGCTGCACCCGTCCGACTCGGTGGAGCGCGAGCTCGTGCTGCTGACAGTGCGGGCCGAGGGGCCGACGCGGGGGCAGGTCATCGAGTTGGTGCAGGTGTTCGAAGGCAAGATCGTCGACGTCGGGCACGACTCGCTGACGGTGGCCCTCATGGGCGCGCCGCAGAAGATCGACGACTTCGAAGAGCTCATGCGTCCCTATGGGATCGTGGAAGTGCAGCGAACCGGGCGGGTTGCGCTGCCCAAGTTGGAGCGGCAGGCACCTCGCCTCCGCACCGTTACCGGAAAGGTGGGTTAG
- a CDS encoding DUF559 domain-containing protein yields MTDAPIADLAARQHGLFSRSQAADRGATNVVVYRRLQAARWLAVAPGVYSLPGWPDSWHRRLWLAHLDVGLHSVVSHEAAAALHRLTTYAPGPVTVTVPHGDHERPAPYEVRQSTDLRPHHLTTVDGLPTTTPARTLVDLAARRRPDRLTRALDDAHLTRMCRVEDVLAVYDELKRPGKRGMRLLGRLLAARGPGYVPPESVLERRLLKVLAAGGLPAPVRQAPLPWRPQQPSRVDLLYPAQRVIIEADGRRWHSRTDQMAADRRRDREAQIHGYGVYRFVWEEITKQPEMVCDTVRTALARSEAA; encoded by the coding sequence GTGACCGATGCCCCCATTGCCGACCTCGCAGCCCGACAGCACGGCCTGTTCTCGCGTTCGCAGGCTGCTGACCGTGGTGCCACCAACGTCGTCGTGTACCGACGCCTGCAGGCGGCACGCTGGCTCGCCGTGGCGCCGGGGGTGTACTCGCTGCCGGGGTGGCCGGACTCGTGGCATCGGCGGCTGTGGCTGGCCCACCTCGATGTGGGGCTCCATTCGGTGGTGTCCCACGAGGCGGCGGCTGCCCTCCACCGGCTGACCACCTACGCACCTGGCCCGGTCACAGTCACGGTGCCGCACGGCGACCACGAGCGCCCCGCGCCGTACGAGGTGCGCCAGTCGACCGACCTGCGGCCCCACCACCTCACGACAGTCGACGGGCTGCCCACGACGACCCCGGCCCGCACGCTGGTCGACCTGGCCGCCCGCCGCCGCCCTGACCGCCTCACCCGGGCGCTCGATGACGCCCACCTGACCCGGATGTGCCGGGTCGAGGACGTCCTAGCCGTCTACGACGAGCTCAAGCGCCCCGGCAAGCGAGGCATGCGCCTGCTCGGCCGCCTCCTCGCCGCACGGGGCCCCGGCTACGTGCCGCCCGAGAGCGTGCTCGAACGGCGCCTGCTCAAGGTGCTCGCCGCGGGCGGCCTGCCCGCCCCCGTGCGCCAGGCGCCACTGCCGTGGCGCCCGCAGCAGCCCTCGCGGGTCGACCTGCTGTACCCCGCCCAGCGGGTGATCATCGAAGCCGACGGCAGGCGCTGGCACAGCCGCACCGACCAGATGGCCGCCGACCGCCGCCGCGACCGTGAGGCACAGATCCACGGCTACGGCGTCTACCGCTTCGTCTGGGAGGAGATCACCAAGCAGCCCGAGATGGTGTGCGACACCGTTCGCACGGCGCTGGCCCGCAGCGAGGCTGCCTAA
- the serC gene encoding phosphoserine transaminase — MLSHVPDAAAPEIRIPTDLLPADGRFGSGPSKVRPEAVAALDGLSRSYLGTSHRQPTVRSVVGRLRSGLSDLFSLPDGYEVLLGNGGTTSFWDAATFGLVEARSLHLSFGEFSSKFAAAVAAAPHLEEPVVFESAPGTHPEIEARQGIDLYALTHNETSTGVAMEVRRPAGADGLVAVDATSAAGGLRVDPHEFDVYYFAPQKCFGADGGLWLALCSPAAIERIEQLSASGRWSPASLDLKIALDNSRLDQTYNTPALATIYLTVDQTEWMLAGGGLEWAAARCDRSAEILYGWAESSPFASPFVAKPDERSHVVGTIDFDPAIDATVLSKVLRANGIVDTDSYRKLGRNQLRIAMFPAVEPDDVAALTACIDHVAAALA, encoded by the coding sequence ATGCTGTCACACGTGCCTGATGCCGCTGCGCCTGAAATCCGCATCCCGACTGACCTGCTTCCCGCCGACGGCCGCTTCGGCTCCGGGCCCTCGAAGGTGCGGCCCGAAGCCGTCGCCGCCTTGGACGGGTTGAGCCGCTCGTACCTGGGCACCAGCCATCGCCAGCCGACCGTCCGGTCGGTGGTCGGGCGGCTGCGGTCCGGGCTGAGCGACTTGTTCTCGCTGCCCGACGGCTACGAGGTCTTGCTCGGCAACGGCGGCACCACCTCGTTCTGGGACGCGGCAACCTTCGGCCTCGTCGAGGCGCGCAGCCTCCACCTGTCGTTCGGCGAGTTCTCCTCCAAGTTCGCCGCCGCCGTGGCCGCCGCGCCCCATCTGGAAGAACCCGTCGTGTTCGAGTCGGCACCGGGGACGCACCCAGAAATCGAGGCGCGCCAAGGCATCGACCTGTACGCCCTCACCCACAACGAGACGTCGACGGGCGTGGCTATGGAGGTCCGACGCCCGGCGGGCGCCGACGGCTTGGTCGCTGTCGACGCCACCTCGGCGGCGGGCGGGCTGCGCGTCGACCCCCACGAGTTCGACGTGTACTACTTCGCCCCGCAGAAGTGCTTCGGCGCCGACGGCGGGCTGTGGCTGGCGCTCTGCTCGCCCGCGGCGATCGAACGCATCGAGCAGCTATCGGCCTCAGGGCGGTGGTCCCCGGCTTCGCTCGACTTGAAGATCGCCCTCGACAACTCGCGCCTCGACCAGACCTACAACACGCCCGCGCTGGCCACGATCTACCTGACCGTCGACCAGACCGAGTGGATGCTGGCGGGCGGCGGCCTGGAGTGGGCGGCGGCGCGCTGCGACCGTTCGGCCGAGATCCTCTACGGCTGGGCCGAGTCGTCGCCCTTCGCCTCCCCGTTCGTGGCCAAGCCCGACGAGCGCAGCCACGTCGTGGGCACCATCGACTTCGACCCCGCAATCGACGCCACGGTCCTGAGCAAGGTGCTGCGGGCCAACGGGATCGTCGACACCGACTCGTACCGCAAGCTCGGTCGGAACCAACTGCGCATTGCCATGTTCCCGGCCGTCGAGCCCGACGACGTGGCCGCCCTCACCGCGTGCATCGACCACGTCGCCGCCGCGCTGGCGTAG
- a CDS encoding DUF3105 domain-containing protein gives MRRRGAAALAAFTLLAGACGGGSDGDDNDNVGPPDDGMTGGCVADSNMDVYSAPGIVHTDAPGYAGPLGAGPAPTYTVNPPSGGDHLAQAARPGVYAGLNIVPDGNLVHALEHGYVILWYRSDVPVAEVTTVRAVRDTYPRDTLVVERKDMPVPIAATAWQQRLLCQRADADDLGDFVEKARSKAPEKVPH, from the coding sequence ATGCGCCGACGGGGGGCAGCAGCGCTGGCGGCCTTCACGCTCTTGGCGGGCGCCTGCGGTGGCGGGAGTGACGGCGACGACAACGACAACGTCGGCCCGCCTGACGACGGCATGACAGGCGGATGTGTCGCCGACAGCAACATGGACGTCTACAGCGCCCCCGGCATCGTCCACACCGACGCTCCCGGCTACGCCGGCCCGTTGGGGGCAGGCCCGGCCCCCACGTACACAGTGAACCCGCCGAGTGGTGGCGACCACCTGGCGCAAGCGGCCCGCCCCGGGGTCTACGCGGGCCTCAACATCGTGCCCGACGGCAACCTCGTCCACGCCCTCGAACACGGCTACGTCATCCTCTGGTACCGCTCCGACGTCCCGGTGGCCGAAGTGACAACCGTCCGCGCCGTTCGCGACACGTACCCCCGCGACACGCTCGTCGTCGAGCGCAAGGACATGCCCGTCCCCATCGCCGCCACGGCGTGGCAGCAGCGCCTGCTCTGCCAGCGCGCCGATGCCGACGACCTCGGCGACTTCGTGGAAAAGGCCCGTAGCAAGGCGCCGGAAAAGGTCCCGCACTGA
- a CDS encoding polysaccharide deacetylase family protein, with translation MQTTTRRRTRALLAAAVVVVSFVAADTPPPADAARTTVDPHKVRWSRTRPDFIRSVRTTRPVVALSFDDGPGPEDTPRVLDLLRATGAKATFFVEGDAALGRPDLVRRMVEEGHEVANHTFSHPDLPPLDYDQVVDEVERASDAIRAAGVSEVPLFRPPRGMFDREAADAVRSTGHLTVGWDVCLEKYLARHDDNDTAVAATLARVKPGSIVLAHDGGIPDRERTVEALPALLRGLQGKGFEVVTVTELLRDAR, from the coding sequence ATGCAGACGACGACGAGGAGGCGGACGCGAGCGCTGCTCGCCGCGGCAGTCGTCGTCGTCTCCTTCGTCGCCGCCGACACGCCGCCTCCGGCCGACGCCGCCCGCACCACCGTCGACCCCCACAAGGTCCGTTGGAGCCGCACGCGCCCCGACTTCATCCGTTCGGTGCGCACCACTCGCCCCGTGGTGGCGCTGTCGTTCGACGACGGTCCCGGCCCCGAGGACACGCCCCGCGTGCTCGACCTGCTGCGCGCCACCGGGGCCAAGGCCACCTTCTTCGTGGAAGGCGACGCCGCCCTCGGCCGTCCCGACCTGGTGCGCCGCATGGTGGAAGAAGGCCACGAGGTGGCCAACCACACCTTTAGCCACCCCGACCTCCCACCCCTCGACTACGACCAGGTGGTGGACGAGGTCGAGCGGGCGTCGGATGCCATTCGTGCCGCGGGCGTGAGCGAAGTGCCGCTGTTCCGCCCGCCTCGCGGCATGTTCGACCGCGAGGCCGCCGACGCCGTGCGCTCCACGGGGCACCTCACCGTCGGGTGGGACGTCTGCCTGGAGAAGTACCTGGCCCGCCACGACGACAACGACACGGCGGTGGCCGCCACCTTGGCCCGGGTGAAGCCGGGCTCCATCGTGTTGGCCCACGACGGTGGCATCCCCGACCGGGAGCGCACCGTCGAAGCACTCCCCGCCCTCCTTCGGGGCCTGCAGGGGAAGGGTTTCGAGGTCGTGACGGTTACAGAACTGCTGCGCGACGCAAGATGA
- a CDS encoding pyridoxal phosphate-dependent aminotransferase, translating into MAGMGRISTRIGAVAESATLAIDAKAKALKAAGENVVGFGAGEPDFPTPAHIVEAAAAACGDPKAHKYTPTPGLPELRAAIAAKTARDSGFAVEAAQVLVTNGGKQAIYNAFATLLDPGDEVIVPAPYWTTYPEAIALAGGVPVYVETDETTGFRATVDQLEAALTPRTKVLLFVSPSNPTGAVYPRDEIEAIGRWADERGIWVLTDEIYEHLVYGDAAHHSMPVVVPEIADRCVVVNGVAKTYAMTGWRVGWMIGPADVVKAAANLQSHATSNVGNVSQYAALAAVSGDLSAVAEMRATYDRRRQTIHAMLNDIPGVTCIEPEGAFYAFPSFKGLLGRDLGGRTPQTTLDVAEIVLDEVRVAVVPGEAFGAPGYARLSYALGDDDLVEGVTRIGKLVAG; encoded by the coding sequence ATGGCAGGCATGGGTCGCATCTCCACACGTATCGGGGCCGTCGCCGAGTCGGCCACCCTGGCCATCGACGCCAAGGCCAAGGCGCTCAAAGCGGCGGGCGAGAACGTCGTCGGCTTCGGCGCGGGCGAGCCCGACTTCCCCACGCCTGCCCACATCGTCGAGGCCGCCGCCGCCGCCTGCGGCGACCCCAAGGCCCACAAGTACACGCCCACGCCCGGCTTGCCCGAGCTCCGGGCCGCCATCGCCGCCAAGACCGCCCGCGACTCCGGCTTCGCCGTCGAGGCCGCCCAGGTGCTGGTGACCAACGGGGGCAAGCAGGCCATCTACAACGCCTTCGCCACCCTGCTCGACCCCGGCGACGAGGTCATCGTCCCCGCTCCCTACTGGACCACCTACCCCGAGGCCATCGCCTTGGCGGGCGGCGTCCCGGTCTACGTCGAGACCGACGAGACCACCGGCTTCCGGGCCACGGTGGACCAGTTGGAAGCGGCGCTGACGCCCCGCACCAAGGTGTTGCTGTTCGTGTCGCCGTCGAACCCCACCGGCGCCGTCTACCCCCGTGACGAGATCGAGGCCATCGGTCGCTGGGCCGACGAACGGGGCATCTGGGTACTCACCGACGAGATCTACGAGCACCTGGTGTACGGCGACGCCGCCCACCACTCGATGCCCGTCGTCGTGCCCGAGATTGCCGACCGGTGTGTCGTCGTCAACGGCGTGGCCAAGACCTACGCCATGACCGGCTGGCGGGTGGGGTGGATGATCGGCCCCGCCGACGTCGTGAAGGCGGCCGCCAACCTGCAGTCGCACGCCACCTCCAACGTCGGCAACGTCTCGCAGTACGCGGCGCTGGCCGCGGTGTCGGGCGACCTGTCGGCCGTGGCCGAGATGCGCGCCACCTACGACCGCCGCCGCCAGACCATTCACGCCATGCTCAACGACATCCCCGGCGTCACGTGCATCGAGCCGGAGGGCGCCTTCTACGCCTTCCCGTCGTTCAAGGGCCTGCTCGGCCGCGACCTCGGGGGACGCACACCGCAGACCACCCTCGACGTGGCCGAGATTGTGCTCGACGAGGTGCGGGTGGCCGTCGTGCCCGGGGAGGCGTTCGGCGCTCCCGGCTACGCCCGCCTGTCGTATGCCTTGGGCGACGACGACCTGGTGGAAGGCGTCACCCGAATCGGCAAACTCGTCGCGGGCTGA
- the ilvC gene encoding ketol-acid reductoisomerase encodes MAAKISYEKDADPGIIAGRKVAVVGYGSQGHAHALNLRDSGVDVRVGLRSGSGSWAKAEEAGLAVRTVAEAAAEADVIMILLPDTEQASVYEAEIAPGLSSGDALFFAHGFNIRFGLITPPEGVDCAMVAPKGPGHLVRRTYTEGGGVPALIAVSQDASGKARDLALSYAHAVGATRAGVLDTTFEEETETDLFGEQVVLCGGLTALVMAGYETLIEAGYQPESAYFECLHELKLIVDLMYEQGVAGMRFSISTTAEYGDLTRGPRIVTDETRAEMRRILDEIKSGKFAEEWIAEHRAGGPRYKALQEAGKDHPIEHVGAELREMMPFINAGKSRPQDVSGG; translated from the coding sequence GTGGCCGCCAAGATTTCGTACGAGAAGGACGCAGACCCGGGGATCATCGCGGGCCGCAAGGTGGCCGTGGTCGGGTACGGCTCGCAGGGGCATGCGCACGCGCTGAACCTGCGCGACTCCGGCGTCGACGTGCGGGTCGGGCTGCGGTCCGGTTCGGGCTCGTGGGCCAAGGCCGAGGAGGCGGGGCTGGCGGTGCGCACGGTCGCCGAGGCGGCGGCGGAAGCCGACGTCATCATGATCCTGCTGCCCGACACCGAGCAGGCGTCGGTGTACGAGGCCGAGATCGCGCCGGGCCTGTCGTCGGGCGACGCGTTGTTCTTCGCCCACGGGTTCAACATCCGCTTCGGGCTGATCACGCCGCCCGAGGGCGTCGACTGCGCCATGGTGGCGCCCAAGGGGCCGGGCCACCTGGTGCGCCGCACCTACACCGAGGGCGGCGGCGTGCCTGCGCTCATCGCCGTGTCGCAGGACGCGTCGGGCAAGGCGCGTGACCTGGCGCTGTCGTACGCGCACGCCGTCGGGGCGACCCGGGCCGGTGTCTTGGACACGACGTTCGAGGAAGAGACCGAGACCGACCTGTTCGGCGAGCAGGTCGTGCTGTGCGGCGGGCTCACCGCGCTGGTGATGGCGGGCTACGAGACGCTGATCGAGGCGGGCTACCAGCCGGAGTCGGCGTACTTCGAGTGCCTGCACGAACTGAAGCTGATCGTCGACCTGATGTACGAGCAGGGCGTGGCGGGCATGCGCTTCTCGATTTCGACCACCGCCGAGTACGGCGACCTGACCCGGGGCCCGCGGATCGTCACTGACGAGACCCGGGCCGAGATGCGGCGCATCCTCGACGAGATCAAGTCCGGCAAGTTCGCCGAGGAGTGGATCGCCGAGCACCGGGCGGGTGGGCCGCGGTACAAGGCGCTGCAGGAGGCCGGCAAGGACCACCCGATCGAACACGTCGGTGCGGAGCTGCGGGAGATGATGCCGTTCATCAACGCCGGCAAGTCCCGCCCCCAAGACGTCTCCGGCGGCTAG
- a CDS encoding SGNH/GDSL hydrolase family protein has product MRRALLIAMTLVLLPACTDDGPPDVTAPEREPIVYVAVGASETVGHGLAEPEEQAWPRLFLRTLPDDTRFTSVGVSGAKVATALQQQAGPAVDAQPTLVTVWLNVNDIAGFVAVETYEQQLRDLVRRLRRNGEATVLVANTPALDKLPALARFRLPASLVNTTVDRYNVVIKRVVDAERAVLVDLHSASLRARAEGKEASYVGPDGFHPSAAGHEAAAAEFAAAYRATAAVASR; this is encoded by the coding sequence GTGCGGCGCGCCCTCCTGATCGCCATGACGCTTGTCCTGCTTCCGGCCTGTACCGACGACGGCCCGCCCGACGTCACCGCGCCCGAGCGCGAGCCGATCGTCTACGTGGCCGTCGGCGCCAGCGAGACGGTGGGCCACGGCCTGGCCGAGCCCGAGGAACAGGCGTGGCCCCGTCTCTTCCTGCGCACACTGCCCGACGACACTCGCTTCACCAGCGTGGGCGTGTCCGGCGCCAAGGTGGCCACTGCGTTGCAACAACAAGCCGGCCCGGCCGTCGATGCGCAGCCGACGCTGGTCACCGTGTGGCTCAACGTCAACGACATCGCCGGCTTCGTCGCCGTGGAGACCTACGAGCAACAGCTGCGCGACCTCGTGCGCCGGCTGCGCCGCAACGGCGAGGCGACCGTGCTCGTGGCCAACACGCCGGCGCTCGACAAGTTGCCCGCACTCGCCCGCTTCCGCCTGCCGGCGTCGCTGGTCAACACCACCGTCGACCGCTACAACGTCGTGATCAAGCGGGTGGTCGATGCCGAACGCGCGGTGCTCGTCGACTTGCACAGCGCGTCGCTCCGGGCGCGGGCCGAAGGCAAGGAAGCGAGCTACGTCGGCCCCGACGGCTTCCACCCCAGCGCCGCGGGCCACGAGGCGGCGGCCGCCGAGTTCGCCGCTGCCTACCGGGCGACAGCCGCCGTCGCCAGCAGGTGA
- the serA gene encoding phosphoglycerate dehydrogenase yields the protein MARILVSEQLAERGLSALRAAGHDVDEQLGLSPSDLLDAVKGAHALIIRSATQVTAEVLEAGPDLVVVGRAGIGLDNVDVAAATRRGVMVVNAPQSNILSAAEHTMALLLSQARNVPQAHAALKAGKWERSKWEGVELHGKTLGVIGLGRIGALVAQRALAFGMRLMAYDPFVSPDRARQLGIELVATIDDLVATADFLTIHVSKTPETMGLINKDLLAKAKPGIRIVNAARGGIIDEDALAEAVRSGQVAGAGLDVFAAEPTTTSPLFELDPVVVTPHLGASTAEAQDKAGITIAEQVLLALAGDFVPYAVNVSAGEASETVRPFLPLAERLGRLLAAVNNGMPAVLDIEYQGAIADYDTRILTLSVLKGLFSGTDQVSYVNAPQLAEERGLEVRETKTSTAHDYVNLVTLRGDTHAVAGTLSAGRGEPRLVMVDDHDIDVPFARHMLLVRNDDRPGVVGLVGTVLGEAGVNIADMALGRTRDSATATALMAIAVDQPLPDEVRDRLESSAGILDVHSVVEL from the coding sequence ATGGCCCGCATCCTCGTCTCCGAGCAACTCGCCGAACGCGGCCTGAGCGCCTTGCGGGCGGCGGGCCACGACGTCGACGAGCAGCTGGGCCTGTCGCCCTCCGACCTGCTCGACGCCGTCAAGGGCGCCCACGCCCTCATCATCCGCTCGGCCACCCAGGTCACCGCCGAGGTGTTGGAAGCGGGACCCGACCTCGTCGTCGTCGGTCGCGCCGGCATCGGCCTCGACAACGTCGACGTGGCCGCCGCCACCCGGCGCGGCGTGATGGTCGTCAACGCCCCGCAGTCGAACATCCTCTCGGCCGCCGAGCACACCATGGCCCTGCTTCTCTCCCAGGCCCGCAACGTCCCCCAGGCCCACGCCGCCCTCAAAGCAGGCAAATGGGAGCGCTCCAAGTGGGAAGGCGTCGAGCTCCACGGCAAGACGCTCGGCGTCATCGGCCTCGGCCGCATCGGCGCCCTCGTCGCCCAACGCGCCCTGGCCTTCGGCATGCGCCTCATGGCCTACGACCCCTTCGTCTCGCCCGACCGCGCCCGCCAACTCGGCATCGAGCTGGTGGCCACCATCGACGACCTCGTGGCCACAGCCGACTTCCTCACCATCCACGTCTCCAAGACGCCCGAGACCATGGGCCTGATCAACAAGGACCTGCTGGCCAAGGCCAAGCCCGGCATCCGCATCGTCAACGCCGCCCGCGGCGGCATCATCGACGAGGACGCGCTGGCCGAGGCCGTGCGCAGCGGCCAGGTGGCGGGCGCAGGCCTCGACGTGTTCGCCGCCGAGCCGACCACCACATCGCCGTTGTTCGAGCTCGATCCCGTCGTCGTCACCCCCCACCTCGGCGCCAGCACGGCCGAGGCCCAGGACAAGGCCGGCATCACCATCGCCGAGCAGGTGCTGCTCGCCCTCGCCGGCGACTTCGTCCCCTACGCCGTCAACGTCAGCGCGGGCGAGGCGTCGGAGACCGTTCGCCCCTTCCTCCCGCTGGCCGAACGCCTGGGCCGCCTGCTCGCCGCCGTCAACAACGGCATGCCCGCCGTCCTCGACATCGAGTACCAGGGCGCCATCGCCGACTACGACACCCGCATCCTCACCCTGTCGGTCCTCAAGGGCCTGTTCTCAGGCACCGACCAGGTCTCGTACGTCAACGCGCCGCAACTGGCTGAGGAGCGTGGCCTCGAAGTCCGCGAGACCAAGACCTCCACGGCCCACGACTACGTGAACCTGGTCACCCTTCGGGGCGACACCCACGCGGTGGCGGGCACCCTCTCCGCAGGCCGAGGCGAGCCCCGCCTCGTCATGGTCGACGACCACGACATCGACGTCCCCTTCGCCCGCCACATGCTGCTGGTCCGCAACGACGACCGCCCTGGCGTGGTCGGCCTCGTCGGCACCGTGCTCGGCGAAGCGGGCGTCAACATCGCCGACATGGCTCTCGGCCGCACCCGCGACAGCGCCACCGCCACCGCGCTCATGGCCATCGCCGTGGACCAACCGCTGCCCGACGAGGTCCGCGACCGCCTGGAGTCGTCTGCCGGGATCCTCGACGTCCACTCCGTCGTCGAGCTGTAG
- a CDS encoding 2-isopropylmalate synthase yields the protein MSERLIIFDTTLRDGEQSPGISLDVAEKLEIAEQLARLGVDYIEAGFPVASQGDFESVQAIARSVRGPVIAGLSRTHLADVDRCWEALKDADRGRIHVFISTSPQHMEHMLKMTEPQVLEQTKAGVSRAREHTDDVEFSPQDATRTPLEFMMEVLQTAVDAGATTLNIPDTVGYGIPWDFGALIQYIRRNIKGDYITSTHCHNDLGLATANSLAGVQAGARQVEVCVNGLGERAGNAALEEVVMAIKIRGDQFPGIEVGVHTEELARTSRLVARLTGYPVQYNKAVVGRNAFAHESGIHQHGVLAHSSTYEIIDAESVGQEGRQIILGKHSGRHAFADTLKQMGLHVQGDALNAAFTRFKELADRKVQITEADLEAIVAEEIGGVADAPAFAFESLEVNGGTVGVPRARVVLLRTGEKVEATAEGDGMIDAACQAIKAATGVDAKLTDFNVSSVTGGIDALGDVVVQIEADGFRVSGRGVSTDVVEASARAYLGAVNRLVRVRARNEVKTPEATP from the coding sequence ATGTCCGAGCGACTGATCATTTTCGACACCACCTTGCGAGACGGCGAGCAGTCGCCGGGCATCTCCCTCGACGTGGCCGAGAAGCTCGAGATCGCCGAACAGCTGGCGCGGCTGGGCGTCGACTACATCGAGGCGGGCTTCCCCGTGGCCAGCCAGGGCGACTTCGAATCCGTGCAGGCCATCGCCCGTTCGGTGCGCGGCCCCGTCATCGCCGGGCTGTCCCGCACCCATCTGGCCGACGTCGACCGGTGCTGGGAAGCGCTGAAGGATGCCGACCGCGGGCGCATCCACGTGTTCATCTCCACCAGCCCGCAGCACATGGAGCACATGCTGAAGATGACCGAGCCCCAGGTGCTGGAACAGACCAAGGCCGGCGTCTCTCGCGCCCGTGAGCACACCGACGACGTCGAGTTCAGCCCGCAGGACGCCACCCGCACCCCGCTCGAATTCATGATGGAAGTCCTGCAGACCGCAGTCGACGCAGGCGCCACCACGCTGAACATCCCCGACACCGTCGGCTACGGCATCCCCTGGGACTTCGGCGCGCTGATCCAGTACATCCGTCGCAACATCAAGGGCGACTACATCACCTCGACCCACTGCCACAACGACCTGGGGCTGGCCACGGCCAACTCGCTCGCCGGCGTGCAGGCGGGCGCCCGCCAGGTCGAGGTGTGCGTGAACGGCCTGGGCGAGCGGGCGGGCAACGCCGCTCTGGAAGAGGTCGTCATGGCCATCAAGATCCGGGGCGACCAGTTCCCCGGCATCGAGGTCGGCGTGCACACCGAAGAACTGGCCCGCACCAGCCGGTTGGTGGCCCGCCTCACCGGCTACCCGGTCCAGTACAACAAGGCGGTGGTGGGGCGGAATGCTTTCGCCCACGAGTCCGGCATCCACCAGCACGGGGTGCTGGCCCACAGCAGCACCTACGAGATCATCGACGCCGAGTCGGTGGGCCAGGAAGGCCGCCAGATCATCTTGGGCAAGCACTCGGGCCGCCACGCCTTCGCCGACACGTTGAAGCAGATGGGCCTGCACGTCCAGGGCGACGCCTTGAACGCGGCGTTCACCCGCTTCAAGGAACTGGCCGACCGCAAGGTGCAGATCACCGAAGCCGACCTTGAGGCCATCGTGGCCGAGGAGATCGGCGGTGTAGCCGACGCACCTGCTTTCGCCTTCGAGTCGCTCGAGGTCAACGGCGGCACGGTGGGCGTGCCCCGCGCCCGGGTGGTGCTCCTCCGCACGGGCGAGAAGGTGGAGGCCACGGCCGAGGGCGACGGCATGATCGACGCCGCCTGCCAGGCCATCAAGGCGGCCACCGGCGTCGACGCCAAGCTCACCGACTTCAACGTGTCGTCGGTCACCGGCGGCATCGACGCCCTCGGCGACGTCGTCGTGCAGATCGAAGCGGACGGCTTCCGCGTTTCCGGCCGGGGCGTGTCGACCGACGTGGTCGAGGCGTCGGCCCGGGCCTACCTCGGCGCCGTCAACCGGCTCGTCCGGGTGCGCGCCCGCAACGAGGTGAAGACGCCCGAAGCCACGCCGTAG